Proteins encoded in a region of the Micropterus dolomieu isolate WLL.071019.BEF.003 ecotype Adirondacks linkage group LG07, ASM2129224v1, whole genome shotgun sequence genome:
- the lmln gene encoding leishmanolysin-like peptidase isoform X2, producing MEPRLSGDGEPSVSRFLGPALVFSVLVVLASCHGTCRHRAPSPGEVVHHVYLKPERLIKRSSPDDLQLKIKIIYDYSVDQLPADQRRLVKDKLFPQAIDYLQRAFSVRRRVGPVLLSRQCATNQYLRKRDDPHRYCQDACADVTRCGPVIVPQHHLQQCKVCSESGKSCGPLGPPDGPGVEGSDFVLYVSGITTERCGQENIVAYAAYCQLEAELDRPVAGYANLCPAMISSQPQEFEGMLSTVKHEIIHALGFSAGLFAFYHDDEGKPLTPRFASGLPAFNESLGLYQWNETVIRRVTRLWDIRGGEMVRHQVHVLVTPRVVEEARRHFNCPILEGMELENQGGTGTELNHWEKRLLENEAMTGSHTQNRVFSRLTLAIMEDSGWYRANYSLAERLDWGRGLGCDFVMKSCKFWMDRQRLRRHAVTPYCDTVRASPLQLTCRQDQLAVAVCNLQRYPQELPREYQYFDRIPDVAAEELPLFGGAVEIADFCPFSQEFSWHLSGEYQRNSYCRVSENQPDWWRNYGAEQYGPDSVCLAQKSAFVMEQCTRKMTYPDWGSGCYQVSCSAQGLTVYVQDRSFLCVRKGQPLSVSVRLNDWVYNGVLICPACTDFCADCPLPHQLPPINASRSDPIDPCSGSPGPARALWLLLLNLLPLVAGLLLCHCS from the exons ATGGAGCCGAGGCTGAGCGGGGATGGCGAGCCGTCCGTGTCCCGGTTCCTCGGCCCTGCCCTCGTCTTCTCCGTCCTGGTCGTGTTAGCGAGCTGCCACGGGACGTGCAGACACCGAGCCCCCTCTCCCGGCGAG GTTGTCCATCATGTGTACTTGAAGCCTGAGCGCTTGATTAAGAGAAGCTCCCCCGACGACCTTCAGCTGAAGATAAAGATCATCTACGACTACAGCGTTGACCA GCTTCCTGCAGACCAGAGGAGGCTGGTAAAG GATAAACTGTTTCCTCAGGCCATCGATTACCTGCAGAGGGCCTTCAGCGTGAGGCGCAGGGTCGGGCCCGTGCTGCTCAGCAG ACAATGTGCGACCAACCAGTACCTGAGGAAGAGAGATGACCCTCATCGCTACTGCCAGGACGCCTGTGCCGACGTGACCCGGTGCGGCCCCGTCATCGTACCGCAGCACCACCTGCAG CAATGCAAGGTGTGCAGTGAATCAGGGAAGTCTTGCGGCCCCTTGGGGCCCCCAGATGGCCCCGGAGTGGAAGGGTCCGACTTTGTGCTGTACGTCAGCGGCATCACCACGGAGCGCTGCGGACAAGAGAACATCGTGGCCTACGCTGCTTACTGTCAGCTGGAGGCGGAgctggacag ACCTGTAGCGGGTTATGCCAACCTGTGTCCTGCGATGATCTCCTCTCAGCCTCAGGAGTTTGAGGGGATGCTCTCCACTGTCAAACACGAGATCATCCATGCTCTG GGCTTTTCAGCAGGACTGTTTGCCTTCTACCACGACGACGAGGGCAAACCTCTGACTCCTCGCTTCGCCAGCGGCCTGCCCGCCTTCAACGAGAG CCTGGGTCTGTACCAGTGGAACGAGACGGTGATCCGGAGGGTCACCCGGCTGTGGGACatcagaggaggagagatggtCCGACACCAAGTCCACGTCCTGGTCACGCCCCGCGTCGTG GAGGAGGCGAGGAGACATTTTAACTGTCCCATCTTGGAGGGAATGGAGCTGGAGAACCAGGGAGGGACGGGAACTGAACTGAACCACTGGGAGAAGAGGCTGCTGGAG aaCGAAGCGATGACCGGCTCCCACACCCAGAACCGGGTGTTTTCTCGGCTGACTCTGGCCATCATGGAGGACAGCGGCTGGTACCGAGCCAACTACAGCCTGGCTGAGAGGCTGGACTGGGGCCGCGGCCTCGGCTGCGACTTCGTCATGAAGAGCTGCAAGTTCTGGATGGACCGCCAGAGGCTGAG aCGTCACGCTGTGACTCCGTACTGCGACACGGTGCGAGCTTCTCCTCTGCAGCTCACCTGCAgacaggaccagctggctgtgGCCGTCTGCAACCTGCAGAGATACCCGCAGGAGCTGCCCCGGGAGTACCAG tactTTGACAGGATCCCTGACGTGGCAGCTGAAGAGTTGCCGCTGTTCGGCGGTGCCGTGGAGATCGCCGACTTCTGTCCCTTCAGCCAGGAGTTCAGCTGGCACCTCAGCGGGGAATATCAGAGGAACTCGTACTGCAGAGTGTCGGAGAACCAGCCAG actGGTGGAGGAACTACGGGGCGGAGCAGTACGGTCCGGACTCCGTGTGTCTGGCCCAGAAGTCGGCCTTCGTGATGGAGCAGTGCACCAGGAAGATGACGTACCCTGACTGGGGCTCCGGATGCTACCAG GTGTCGTGCTCGGCTCAGGGCCTGACGGTGTACGTTCAGGATCGCTCCTTCCTCTGCGTCCGTAAGGGCCAGCCGCTGAGCGTCAGCGTGCGACTCAACGACTGGGTTTACAACGGCGTCCTGATCTGCCCCGCCTGCACCGACTTCTGCGCCGACTGTCCCCTCCCCCACCAGCTCCCGCCCATCAACGCCTCCAGGAGCGACCCCATTG ACCCCTGCTCCGGCTCCCCGGGTCCGGCCCGCGCTCTGTGGCTCCTGCTGCTCAACCTGCTCCCCCTGGTGGCCGGCCTGCTGCTCTGCCACTGCAGCTGA
- the lmln gene encoding leishmanolysin-like peptidase isoform X1 — protein MEPRLSGDGEPSVSRFLGPALVFSVLVVLASCHGTCRHRAPSPGEVVHHVYLKPERLIKRSSPDDLQLKIKIIYDYSVDQLPADQRRLVKDKLFPQAIDYLQRAFSVRRRVGPVLLSRQCATNQYLRKRDDPHRYCQDACADVTRCGPVIVPQHHLQQCKVCSESGKSCGPLGPPDGPGVEGSDFVLYVSGITTERCGQENIVAYAAYCQLEAELDRPVAGYANLCPAMISSQPQEFEGMLSTVKHEIIHALGFSAGLFAFYHDDEGKPLTPRFASGLPAFNESLGLYQWNETVIRRVTRLWDIRGGEMVRHQVHVLVTPRVVEEARRHFNCPILEGMELENQGGTGTELNHWEKRLLEVTTPSLRHFPGSQSAFLLFLKKHVLFLPQNEAMTGSHTQNRVFSRLTLAIMEDSGWYRANYSLAERLDWGRGLGCDFVMKSCKFWMDRQRLRRHAVTPYCDTVRASPLQLTCRQDQLAVAVCNLQRYPQELPREYQYFDRIPDVAAEELPLFGGAVEIADFCPFSQEFSWHLSGEYQRNSYCRVSENQPDWWRNYGAEQYGPDSVCLAQKSAFVMEQCTRKMTYPDWGSGCYQVSCSAQGLTVYVQDRSFLCVRKGQPLSVSVRLNDWVYNGVLICPACTDFCADCPLPHQLPPINASRSDPIDPCSGSPGPARALWLLLLNLLPLVAGLLLCHCS, from the exons ATGGAGCCGAGGCTGAGCGGGGATGGCGAGCCGTCCGTGTCCCGGTTCCTCGGCCCTGCCCTCGTCTTCTCCGTCCTGGTCGTGTTAGCGAGCTGCCACGGGACGTGCAGACACCGAGCCCCCTCTCCCGGCGAG GTTGTCCATCATGTGTACTTGAAGCCTGAGCGCTTGATTAAGAGAAGCTCCCCCGACGACCTTCAGCTGAAGATAAAGATCATCTACGACTACAGCGTTGACCA GCTTCCTGCAGACCAGAGGAGGCTGGTAAAG GATAAACTGTTTCCTCAGGCCATCGATTACCTGCAGAGGGCCTTCAGCGTGAGGCGCAGGGTCGGGCCCGTGCTGCTCAGCAG ACAATGTGCGACCAACCAGTACCTGAGGAAGAGAGATGACCCTCATCGCTACTGCCAGGACGCCTGTGCCGACGTGACCCGGTGCGGCCCCGTCATCGTACCGCAGCACCACCTGCAG CAATGCAAGGTGTGCAGTGAATCAGGGAAGTCTTGCGGCCCCTTGGGGCCCCCAGATGGCCCCGGAGTGGAAGGGTCCGACTTTGTGCTGTACGTCAGCGGCATCACCACGGAGCGCTGCGGACAAGAGAACATCGTGGCCTACGCTGCTTACTGTCAGCTGGAGGCGGAgctggacag ACCTGTAGCGGGTTATGCCAACCTGTGTCCTGCGATGATCTCCTCTCAGCCTCAGGAGTTTGAGGGGATGCTCTCCACTGTCAAACACGAGATCATCCATGCTCTG GGCTTTTCAGCAGGACTGTTTGCCTTCTACCACGACGACGAGGGCAAACCTCTGACTCCTCGCTTCGCCAGCGGCCTGCCCGCCTTCAACGAGAG CCTGGGTCTGTACCAGTGGAACGAGACGGTGATCCGGAGGGTCACCCGGCTGTGGGACatcagaggaggagagatggtCCGACACCAAGTCCACGTCCTGGTCACGCCCCGCGTCGTG GAGGAGGCGAGGAGACATTTTAACTGTCCCATCTTGGAGGGAATGGAGCTGGAGAACCAGGGAGGGACGGGAACTGAACTGAACCACTGGGAGAAGAGGCTGCTGGAGGTGACCACACCGTCTCTGCGACACTTTCCTGGATCACAATCTGCgtttctcctttttttaaaaaaacatgttctcttcctccctcagaaCGAAGCGATGACCGGCTCCCACACCCAGAACCGGGTGTTTTCTCGGCTGACTCTGGCCATCATGGAGGACAGCGGCTGGTACCGAGCCAACTACAGCCTGGCTGAGAGGCTGGACTGGGGCCGCGGCCTCGGCTGCGACTTCGTCATGAAGAGCTGCAAGTTCTGGATGGACCGCCAGAGGCTGAG aCGTCACGCTGTGACTCCGTACTGCGACACGGTGCGAGCTTCTCCTCTGCAGCTCACCTGCAgacaggaccagctggctgtgGCCGTCTGCAACCTGCAGAGATACCCGCAGGAGCTGCCCCGGGAGTACCAG tactTTGACAGGATCCCTGACGTGGCAGCTGAAGAGTTGCCGCTGTTCGGCGGTGCCGTGGAGATCGCCGACTTCTGTCCCTTCAGCCAGGAGTTCAGCTGGCACCTCAGCGGGGAATATCAGAGGAACTCGTACTGCAGAGTGTCGGAGAACCAGCCAG actGGTGGAGGAACTACGGGGCGGAGCAGTACGGTCCGGACTCCGTGTGTCTGGCCCAGAAGTCGGCCTTCGTGATGGAGCAGTGCACCAGGAAGATGACGTACCCTGACTGGGGCTCCGGATGCTACCAG GTGTCGTGCTCGGCTCAGGGCCTGACGGTGTACGTTCAGGATCGCTCCTTCCTCTGCGTCCGTAAGGGCCAGCCGCTGAGCGTCAGCGTGCGACTCAACGACTGGGTTTACAACGGCGTCCTGATCTGCCCCGCCTGCACCGACTTCTGCGCCGACTGTCCCCTCCCCCACCAGCTCCCGCCCATCAACGCCTCCAGGAGCGACCCCATTG ACCCCTGCTCCGGCTCCCCGGGTCCGGCCCGCGCTCTGTGGCTCCTGCTGCTCAACCTGCTCCCCCTGGTGGCCGGCCTGCTGCTCTGCCACTGCAGCTGA